The region ctatgagactcgaaattgagctcaggtgtatcctttttccattgatcatcgttgagatgtttctacaacttgattggagtccatctgtggtaaattaaattgattgggcatgatttggaaaggcacacacctgtctatataatggtcccacagttgacagtgcatgtcagaggataaaccaagccatgaggtcgaaggaattgtccttagagctcagagacagcaatgtgttgaggcacagatctggggaagggtaccaaaacatttctgcagcattgaaggtccccaagaacacagtggcctccatcattcataaatggaatacgtttgtaaccaccaagactctttctagagctggccgacccggccaaactgagcaatcgaggggaaaagggccttggtcaggaaggtgaccaagaaccctatggtcactctgacaaagctgcagagttcctctgtggagatggtggtcctgctggaaggttctcccaactctgcataactccaccaatcaggtctttacggtagagtgaccagatggaattcactcctcagtaaaaagcacatgacggagagatccttgatgaaaacctgctcaggacctcagactggggagaaggttcaccttccaacaggacaacgaccctaagcacacagccaagacaacgcaggagtggcttcgggacaagtctctgaatgtccttgagtggcccagacagagcctggacttgaaccccatcgaacatctctgaagagacctgaaaatagctgtccagcgacgctccccatccaacctgacagatcttgagaggatctgcagagaagaatgggagaaactccccaaatacaggtgtgccaagcttatagcgtcatacccaagaagactggaggctgtaatcgctgctaaaggtttttcaacaaagtactgagtaaagggtctgaatacttatggaaatgtgcagtttgttttatttttatacatttgcaaaaaaatatctaaaaaccagtttttgctttgcattatggggtattctgtgtagattgatttatacagtacctgtactgagtggatgtgcaggggtatgaggtaataacatggctatatagagtaccagtacagagtggatgtgcaggggtatgaggtaataacatggctatatagagtaccagtacagagtggatgtgcaggggtatgaggtaataacatggctatatagagtaccagtacagagtggatgtgcaggggtatgaggtaataacatggcaatatagagtaccagtactgagtcgatgtgcaggggtacgaggtaataacatggctatatagagtaccagtacagagtggatgtgcaggggtatgaggtaataacatggctatatagagtacctgtactgagtggatgtgcaggggtatgaggtaataacatggctatatagagtacctgtactgagtggatgtgcaggggtatgaggtaataacatggctatatagagtaccagtacagagtggatgtgcaggggtatgaggtaataacatggcaatatagagtaccagtactgagtcgatgtgcaggggtacgaggtaataacatggctgtatacagtattagtactgagtcgatgtgcaggggtatgaggtaataacgaggctatatacagtacatataggcacggataaagtgactagacaacaggatagataattatGTTTATGtgtgacaattttttgggccttcctctgacccaTGCTGGTGTcgaggtcctggaaggcagggatcttggccccagtgatgtactgtgccgttgtcagatgccaagcagttgacataccaagtggtgatgcagccagtcaagatgtcctcaatggtgcagctgtagaacacacTGAGGATCTGAGGGTCAAATATTTTCAGTCCGGCTGATTCTCTCTGATGTCATGCACACTACAGGAACACTAtagacattctctctctctttctctctctctctttctctctctttctctctctttctctctctttctctctctctctttctctctctctctctttctctctctctctttctctctctttctctctctttctctctctctctttctttctctctctttctctctctctctttctctctctctctctttctctctctctctttctctctctttctctctctctctttctctctctctctttctctctctttctctatctctttctctttctttatctctttctctttctttatctctctctctttctttatctctctctctttctttatctctctctctttctttatctctctctctttctttatctctctctctttctttatctctatctctacctctctctttacctctctctttacctctctctttacctctctctttacctctctctttacctctctctttacctctctctttacctctctctttacctctctctctgtctctctttacctctctctctttacctctctctctctctctctttacctctctctttacctctctctctctctttacctctctctctctctttacctctctctctctttacctctctctctctctctatttatataTGATATGTCAGCCGTTCATAAATATCTTGTCCTCGTCAGCTCTTCTCCCATCAAGTCACATGATAACTTGCTCGTGTTCCATATTCCATTTAAGACAGTACTTGGAGGGTTCATCGTTTGCTCGTTGCAACATTACTGAAGTTGAAACTGATCTGCTGTTAATTTCATCTCTGCCAAAAGGAGATGTTGGCGGTAGTATTTTGAAtcactgtaatataaatataattgATCTGCATTTGTTGGAATCCCAGCAAGATTTTTCATTTATATTCTGTTCACATTTATGGTGCCTATGTCACGTTGACCTTCTGCAGCAGCCATCTTGTTTCATTATAGGATGTTTTCTTGGAacagtatctttctctctctgtggaggaGCACAAAGGGCCTGTTGTCAAGGCTGCAGGTTGCCATGGAAGCAGCTTGTTCATGGGAGCATGTTCTGGTCCAAAGGTTCAGCTTATTTGACTGATTAATCTCTGCAATAAAAAATCTAATTCTCAGGAATTCCCTGATGACCTGAATTATCTACTGAGGGGTTCCCTCACTGCAAGGTCCTGATAGAATGGTCCATAGTTAATTGATTAagctaattctctctctcttgtgtctctAGGGATTCTCTGTGGAATGACCGTGTCATGATGCAGTCGCTGAGTCTCACCCCGCACCCAGGTGACGAGGGAGGGTGTCTCCGGCCATCGGCCAATCACAGAAGGTACTTTAGGATAGTCACTTCCTGTTTGTGTTCATCAATACTTCCTCTCGGAACCCTCCAGCCTCACTGACGTCCCGCCCCCTTGGTGAGTTTGCCACTCAATCAAAGTAGGCTACTTTCAGCCAACACTTCTTAGTAGAGAATCTAACACCATTCTAtcttttattttctctctctctctgtctctgtctgtctgtctgtctgtctgtctgtctgtctgtctgtctgtctgtctgtctgtctgtctgtctgtctgtctgtctgtctgtctgtctgtctgtctgtctgtctgtctgtctgtctgtctgtgtctgtctctctctctctctttctctctctctctttctctctttctctctctctctctttctctctctctctctctttctctctctttctctctctttctcttctctctctttctctctctttctctttctctctctttctctctctctctctctttctctctctttctctctctctctctctttctctctctctctctctctctctttctctctctctctctttctctctctctctttgtctctctctttctctctctctctttgtctctctctctctttctgtctctctctttctctctctctctttctctctctctctttcgctctgtcgctctctttctgtctgtctgtctgtctctctctctttctctctctctctttcgctctgtctgtctctctctctctctctattttctctctccagGCCAAAGTGCCAGGATTCCGGTCTGGAAGAAGGTTTCGACTGCTCCTACAGGTTTGTTTAggtactgcagtttaactgaCACCAGGTCCAGAAACACCCATTTCCAGTTAGATACTTCCGTCATGCCTTTTGTGCACAAAGCAATATTGAATTATTAAAATAATTGTAATGTTCTCGGATGACGTGATGAAGTGGTCGCTGCTCGCACGGCTGCCTGTGCATACTGAGTGCTAGTGCGCATGTGATGTTAGTCTGTGTAAACCGGATGCAACCCGGATATAGACAGTCCATGAATCGGCGTATGCGCACCTGAGTAGATGACCTCTCAGACAACGGGCAGAGATATTGGACACAGTTTCCTGTTCTTCATTAAAACTCAGTGCTCCAGACGGTAGGTAGTTCCTGTATCCAACACCTTCCatcacttcctcttcctcctgaAGCCCCGCCCCTTCCCGTGTGGCTGTGTGGGGATACTGGCGCTAGCTGCCACATGTCGTAACCTTGGTGATAGATAGGTAACCGTGGTAGGAGTCTGTGGGCACAGCTTTCTGATGTTGTGCCAGGTGTTGACGGGTCAGGAGGGTATCATTGGGCACAGAGGTGAGACAGGAAGCGTGTTTACATTCACATTGTATTCGTGGGATAGTTATGATGGCGTGTCCTGTTTTATCATTGATAACTTGTTGCTGAGTGTGTCACACCTTTTTCTCTTCTCAGGTGCTATGCGTCTCTACTTCCTGGTTTACCGTGTGCTGATGATGTCACAGAAGGAAGTATAGGACCTCTCTGCCTGTAGAACATCAGCCTCCTTGCACTTTCTAGAACTTCCTGTTTCCTGCTGCTGCTTGACTACCTGTTAAATTGCACAACATCTCTCAGACACTCTTAAggctctgacctctaacctctgaacCCCAAGCAGCCATGAGGCACATTCACGTAGATCTGACGCGAGGCAGCAAGGAGGAGCTGGCTCCTGTGGAGCTTCCATCCCACAAGGGGGACATGTCTTCTCCTGCAGCCCCCTCACAGGGCCCTGATCCTGGGGTGATGGTTGGGGTTTCCAGACACTTTGGTCAGGAGCAGCTGCGTCTCCAGAAGGTCTATCAGCTCTCTATCTTCTCCCAGCTGGGGGGGTTCTCAACCTCCGACCCCCCCAGGACAAGTGAGGCCCAGCCGGGACAGGCCCCTCGGATAGCCAGGCAGGGGGTCAAGAGGGGCCTGGAGGAGCCCAAGCTTAGCCACAAATGGCCCCACCTGGCTGGGGACACATACAGAGATGGTGACACCCTGGAAGAAGGGGTTCTGTGTGGGCCAGGACCTGGGGTAGGGGTTGGGATGGGGGTAGGGGTAGGACAGGTATTCTCCTGCGTCATGGTCGATCACAGAGACTCAGATGGGGACCTGTCACCTAGATCCCCCCCACCTGAACCCCTCTCCCCCGGCCACACCCCCGCCCGACGCCCCGCCCAGCACAACCACGACAGGCCCGTCCCGGACCCGTGGGCTCCGCAGTCTCCCCACAGCCCCCCTGGCTCCCGCAGCCCCTTACCCAGCACAGAGCCTCCTTCTGATCCTGGAGGGTCCGGGACGGGCTGCAGTAGTGGCTCCTTATCGGGACAGCGTCAGCCCAACTCCTGCAGTGACGAGGGTTCCTATTGGGACCCCGGAGCCTTCGAAACCCCCAACCCCCCTGGACCTCCCCTCGGACCTACAGGCTCCCTCTCCCCTCACTACCTTCTCACCACAGACCCCAAGGGTCCCGGGGAGGGCAGTGAGTGTGGGGCCGAACTAGAATCCACCCCGCCCCGTCCCAGTACCACAGCATCCACCAACGAGCTGGCCTCCCTGGAGAAGACCCCCAGCAACAGCGGGTTCCGTGGCGTCCCCTCGGTCCCCTGCCCTGCTAAGAAGAAACTTCTATCCTCTAGCGACACAGCAGAGTCGTGTTCGGAGGATGAGGGCCCCTCTACCTCTAAGAGGAGCCGTCTGGCCCTGCTGGCCCCTGGCTTAGGGCTGGCCTCCTGCAGGGGCACCGATGCCAAGGCTGCCCCCTTCTGGAGCCACCTGCTGCCTAACGCACAGGGCCGGGACCATGCCAAGGTGAGGAGTACAGACTAGCACACACAGAAGACTATACACTGTTCGTAGTTTGTGCTGTCAGGCGTGTCATTGTGGCAGGCAGCTTCCCTTTTTAATGTAACAGTCATTTGACAGCCGAGTGGCTCCAGAATGTCTATTGAGAGAGCCTGTATTGTTCTCCCTATGCTACGTGTTCTGCCTGTGCTGCTGTCACCCCGATAGAACCCCCCCTACCAAACCACACAGGTcaaacacacactggtacacacaaacacacacatacacacacacacacacacacgcgcatgcacacagacacacactggtacacagacacacactggtaCAAAGACACACACTGTACCTTCATTACATTCCTTTATGTTGTTTTGGTGAGTGAAGCTCCAcgttctgtccgtctctctctggttctgtccgtctctctctctggttctgtccgtctctctctctggttctgtccgtctctctctctggttctgtccgtctctctctctggttctgtccgtctctctctctctggttctgtccgtctctctctctctggttctgtccgtctctctctctggttctgtccgtctctctctctctggttctgtccgtctctctctctctggttctgtccgtctctctctctctggttctgtccgtctctctctctcgggttctgtccgtctctctctctctcgggttctgtccgtctctctctctctcgggttctgtccgtctctctctctctcgggttctgtccgtctctctctctctcgggttctgtccgtctctctctctctcgggttctgtccgtctctctctctctcgggttctgtccgtctctctctctttctctctctggttctctctctcactctcgttctTGTCCTCCTTCAGAGTGTACCAGAAGTCAGCAGAACCAGCAGGAGGCTGAAAAGGTATGTTTACTTTCTACCTTTAGTTGATTCCTTTACTTACTACTCATCATTTAAAAACATCATATTTGATTGTGACTTATGTGACTGCAACCATGGCTAAACTATCCATTGTtgttttatctgtgtgtgtgtgtgtgtgtgtgtgtgcagtcgaCAGCTGCGTAGTGGACGGCGCACAGACACCTTGTGTCGTTCTGCTCGGTCAGGCTGGCCCTCTTCCTCAATCAGCCGGTCACTACTGGGCAACTTTGAGGTATAACATACTTGTTTGTTTTACTATGCTTGTGGACACCTGAAATGTATATCCAGCAAAACAgactacatattacagtacattcTTACCTGAAGAGACGATACACAATTAAGTGTGACATACCATCCATGTGAAAATGTTTCGTAAAGAACTTTCTACCAAATATTTAGAGATATTTTCAAAATTCCTCATGGTCATAGAAGTAGCAGTGCTTTGTAATTGATCTTCTTCACTCTTTCCTCTAGTGGTTTCTTATCCATATTTTGAATACGCTtctacataaactcagcaaaaaaagaaaggtccctttttcaggaccctgtctttcaaagataattcataaaaatctgaataacttcacagatcttcattctaAAGTTTTTTTTactctgtttcccatgcttgttcaatgaaccataaacaattattgaacatgcatctgtggaacggtcattaagacactaacagcttacagactgtaggcaattaaggtcagttatgaaaacttaggacactaaagaggcctttctactgaaaaACAcctaaagaaagatgcccagtgtccctgctcatctgcgtgaacgtgccttagacatgctgcaaggaggcatgaggactgcagatgtggccagaacAATAAATTGCAAtctccgtactgtgagatgcataagacagcactacagggagacgggatggacagctgatcgtcctcgcagtggtagaccaagtgtaacaacatctgcacaggatcggtacatccaaacatcacacctgcgggaccgGTACAGGATGggaacaacaactgcctgagttacaccgtaataggctgagagaggctgaactgagggcttgtaggcctgttgtaaggcaggtcctcaccagacatcaccggcaacaacatcgcctacgggcacaaacccaccatctctggaccagacaggactggcaaaaagtgctcttcactgacgagtcacgagtcacagttttgtctcaccagtggtGAAGGTGG is a window of Oncorhynchus kisutch isolate 150728-3 linkage group LG3, Okis_V2, whole genome shotgun sequence DNA encoding:
- the atosb gene encoding atos homolog protein B; amino-acid sequence: MRHIHVDLTRGSKEELAPVELPSHKGDMSSPAAPSQGPDPGVMVGVSRHFGQEQLRLQKVYQLSIFSQLGGFSTSDPPRTSEAQPGQAPRIARQGVKRGLEEPKLSHKWPHLAGDTYRDGDTLEEGVLCGPGPGVGVGMGVGVGQVFSCVMVDHRDSDGDLSPRSPPPEPLSPGHTPARRPAQHNHDRPVPDPWAPQSPHSPPGSRSPLPSTEPPSDPGGSGTGCSSGSLSGQRQPNSCSDEGSYWDPGAFETPNPPGPPLGPTGSLSPHYLLTTDPKGPGEGSECGAELESTPPRPSTTASTNELASLEKTPSNSGFRGVPSVPCPAKKKLLSSSDTAESCSEDEGPSTSKRSRLALLAPGLGLASCRGTDAKAAPFWSHLLPNAQGRDHAKSVPEVSRTSRRLKSRQLRSGRRTDTLCRSARSGWPSSSISRSLLGNFEESILKGRFSPSGRIEGFTAEIGASGSYCPQHATLPVHVTYYDISEHSAPSPFLGVISLEPLGKKGYSVPKAGTIQVTLFNPNKTVVKMFLVTYNFGDMPVNHMTFLRHRIFLVPVEEAGPGGKGEGPTEPRATPTERKKILCYLIHLRFQSSKSGKIYLHNDIRLLFSRKSIEVDTGIPYELKSFTEVPRNPKYSPRV